One Tachypleus tridentatus isolate NWPU-2018 chromosome 3, ASM421037v1, whole genome shotgun sequence DNA window includes the following coding sequences:
- the LOC143247630 gene encoding uncharacterized protein LOC143247630, producing the protein MFTWKKTQLPSRPEIPPAGDILRDLENVTKDDVVISVSPISLYSHSLSESSGLLNTSSQSELENKDTVDSPIKSSSSFSESDVEPEEAFQKVKQFFDLNKKIEKSLEMLQCQTEKLQDVTQSLSEEMSVIDESTHSAT; encoded by the exons ATGTTTACGTGGAAAAAAACTCAGTTACCATCTCGTCCTGAAATTCCACCAGCTGGTGACATCTTGAGAGATTTAGAAAATGTTACAAAGGACGACGTTGTAATATCCGTATCTCCAATATCCCTGTATTCACATTCTCTATCAG AAAGCTCTGGACTTCTGAATACGTCCAGCCAGAGTGAACTTGAAAATAAAGATACAGTCGATAGTCCGATCAAAAGTTCATCATCCTTCAGTGAAAGTGATGTAGAACCCGAGGAGGCATTTCAAAAA gtaAAGCAGttctttgatttaaataaaaaaattgagaaaagtcTCGAAATGTTACAATGTCAGACAGAAAAACTTCAAGATGTTACTCAAAGCTTAAGTGAAGAGATGTCTGTGATAGATGAGTCCACGCATTCTGCAACGTGA